The Deltaproteobacteria bacterium GWA2_45_12 DNA window GCCGATAAGGTGTCCATTAATACGGCGGCCGTCAATCAGCCCGAATTTGTGCGTGAAGCGGCGGGTGAGTTTGGAAGTCAATGCATTGTTGTGGCCATTGATGCGAAGCGTGTTCACCCTCTCCCTGACCCTCCCCCCTCAAGGGGGAGGGGATTATCCCCCCTCCCTCGAGGGGAGGGGATGGGGGGGAGGGTGCGATTTGAAGTTTTCACCCACGGCGGTCGCAAAGCTACAGGTCTTGATGCTATCGAGTGGGCCAAGAAAATGGAAAGTTTCGGCGCTGGAGAAATTTTGCTGACCAGCATGGATCGGGATGGCACCAAAATCGGCTATGATCTGGAATTAACCAAGGCCCTTGTTGATGCAACCACTATTCCTGTGATTGCCTCCGGAGGAGTAGGGACCTTGGAACATCTCTATGAAGGCTTGGTTGTGGCAAAAGCGGAAGCTGTTTTGGCCGCCTCCATTTTTCATATGCAGGAATACACCATTGCAGAAGCAAAAAAATACTTGGCGGGGAAAGGGGTACAAGTTAGAAGGTGAGTTATGAGTTAGGAGTTATGAGATTTAAGATTTTTCTCATAACTCATAACTCATAACTAAAAATGTTTTCAATCGATCAATTAAAATTCGACGCCAACGGCCTTATTCCTGCCGTGATTCAGGATGTTGCAAACAACGAAATCCTGATGGTGGGCTACATGAATAAAGAAGCCGTGCAAAAAACCATCGAAGGGCCCCATGTCACTTTTTATTCACGTTCGCGCAATAAAATGTGGATCAAGGGAGAGTCTTCAGGGCACACACAGCAAGTGAAGGAAATTTATTTTGACTGTGATGCCGATTGCCTGCTGATCAAAGTCATTCAGAAAGTGGCGGCCTGCCATGTGGGGTACCGCACCTGTTTTTTTCGAAAGATTGAAAAGGACAAAGTGATCACCGTGGGTGAAAAGATTTTTGAGGAAGAGAAGGTTTATAAAAAATAACGTAGGGGCGAACCTTGTGTTCGCCCATTATTGTGCAAATATTTTTGGGCGAACACAAGGTTCGCCCGTACAAAATCCATGGATTGTCTTTTCTGCAAAATAGCCAAAAAAGAAATTTCCAGCCAGGTGGTGTATGAAGATAAAGATGTCCTGGCTTTTAAAGACATACATCCCCAGGTCCCCGTTCATATTCTTGTCATTCCCAAAAAACATTTTGGAACTCTCAACGACCTTTCAGACATCTCTATCATGAATCCCGTTTTTTCCGCTGTGCAAAAAATTGTGAAGGAGCAGGGGATTGACCAAAAAGGGTATCGCACTGTGATCAATTGCAACAAAGATGGAGGGCAGACGGTCTATCATCTTCATTTGCATATTTTGGGGGGACGGCAGTTGGGCGGGGGAATGGCTGGTTTATAATTCTGGCTCAGGAGTATTTCGTTGACTCTTCTTTCTAATTAAGAGATTTAAGCGCAAAAATAATGGAAGCAGAAAAAAAGAATAACGATTGGTGCACCGCCAAGGCCCTTGAATATTACAATATTGAAAACTGGGGGGCCGGTTATTTTGGTGTCAACGACAAGGGACATTTGTGTGTTTTTCCTTATGGTCAAACAGGGCCAAGCATCGACATGTGCGATGTGATCGACGAGATCGGGGATAAAAAACTGGCTCTCCCCTGTGTGGTGCGCTTTCAGGACATTTTACGTTCGCGTGTCATCACCTTGAACAAATCATTCGAAAAACATATCCAGGAAAATAACTATCGTGGAAAATATTTTGGTGTGTACCCCATCAAGGTAAACCAGATGCGCGAAGTGGTGGAGGAAATTCTGGATGCGGGGGCTCCCTACCATCATGGGTTGGAAGCAGGCAGCAAGGGGGAGTTGTTGTCAGTGCTGGCCTACAATACCGATACGGAAGCCTTGACGATATGCAATGGTTATAAAGATGAAGAGTTCATGCGGCTGGCCATGTTGGGCCGCAAGCTTGACCGCAAGGTGATTGTTGTCATCGAAAAACTTTCCGAGCTTTCCCTTCTGTTGAAAATTGCGGAGGAAATGCAGGTGGAGCCCATCATCGGGTTGCGGGCGAAACTTTCAACTCAAGGTGCCGGTAAATGGGTGTCAAGCAGTGGTGATTTTGCCAAGTTTGGTTTGACCACTCCTGAAATGATTCAGGCTGTTGAAATTTTAAAACAGGCCGGGAAAACCCACTTCCTCAAATTGTTTCATTTCCATGCGGGGAGCCAACTCACCAATATTTCCACCATTAAAGAAGCGGTCAATGAAGGAGCGCGCATGTATGCCAAGCTTCGGAAGATGGGGCTTTGCATTGAATATTTTGATGTGGGTGGCGGGTTGGGTGTTGATTATGAAGGGGGCAATTCAACCTCGCACNNNNNNNNNNNNTTCATGCATGATCATGTCCGTTTTTGGAAATATTCAAATCGGCATGAACCCTTCCTTTGCCGAAAAGAGGGAAGGGGAGCACGAAATTGTTTCCAAAATGCGGGAGACGGTTTTGGGAATTACAGTCAAAAACATGCAGGAAACCTTTCATGATGCCCAAGCGACCAAAGAGGCGGCCCTTTCCATGTTTAAGCTGGGTATTTTGGGTTTGGAAGATCGTGCCCAGGTGGAAGCCCTCTATTGGCAGGCATGCCGGCAGATTGTGGCCCTTAATTCCAAGAGAAAAAGGGTGCCCAAGGAAACAGCCCACTTAGATAAACTTTTGGCCGACCAATATCTGGCCAATTTTTCACTTTTTCAGTCAGCCCCGGACCATTGGGCTTTTGACCAGATTTTTCCCATTGTTCCTCTGCATCGCCTTGATGAACACCCCCAGCGTTTTGGTACCATCGTTGATATTACCTGTGATAGCGATGGGAAAATAGACGAGTTTGTTGATTCTTCAGGACATCGGTCCAACCTGGGATTGCACGAATTAAAAACGGGCGAGCCCTATTA harbors:
- a CDS encoding imidazole glycerol phosphate synthase subunit HisF, translating into MLTKRIIPCLDVKDGRVVKGINFVGLRDAGDPVEIAKRYDDEGADELTFLDITASHEERDILLDIVEKTASQVFMPLTVGGGVRNLEDIRRLLSAGADKVSINTAAVNQPEFVREAAGEFGSQCIVVAIDAKRVHPLPDPPPSRGRGLSPLPRGEGMGGRVRFEVFTHGGRKATGLDAIEWAKKMESFGAGEILLTSMDRDGTKIGYDLELTKALVDATTIPVIASGGVGTLEHLYEGLVVAKAEAVLAASIFHMQEYTIAEAKKYLAGKGVQVRR
- a CDS encoding phosphoribosyl-AMP cyclohydrolase, with protein sequence MFSIDQLKFDANGLIPAVIQDVANNEILMVGYMNKEAVQKTIEGPHVTFYSRSRNKMWIKGESSGHTQQVKEIYFDCDADCLLIKVIQKVAACHVGYRTCFFRKIEKDKVITVGEKIFEEEKVYKK
- a CDS encoding histidine triad nucleotide-binding protein, which gives rise to MDCLFCKIAKKEISSQVVYEDKDVLAFKDIHPQVPVHILVIPKKHFGTLNDLSDISIMNPVFSAVQKIVKEQGIDQKGYRTVINCNKDGGQTVYHLHLHILGGRQLGGGMAGL